The Dongia rigui genome includes the window TCTATGGTGCGCTGGTGGCGGCCGCTGCCACCGGCGACCCGCTGGCCGCCGCCTTTGCGATGCTCGCCTTCGCGCTCGGTACTTTTCCGCTTTCCTGGGCGATCGGCTATGGTAGCCGGTTTGCGACGCAGCGCTTCCGGACGCGGCTGAAAGTGCCGCTTGGGCTGCTCATGGTCTTCAATGCCGTGCTGCTCGCGGCCCTCAGCCTGCAGCATCTCTGATTCCGGGCGGTCATTCGGTCCTTGGCACCCATCACAGTCACAGTCGGATAGCACAACATGCCCAAGATCACCTTCCTTGGCGGCGCTGGCACCGTCACCGGCTCGAAATACCTGCTGAGCCATGGCGGCCGGCGCATTCTCATCGATTGCGGCTTGTTCCAAGGGCTGAAGCAGCTGCGACTGCGCAACTGGGCACCCTTTCCGGTGCCGCCGGGCTCGATCGAGGCGGTCATCCTGACGCACGCCCATCTCGATCATTCCGGCTACCTCCCTGCCCTCATCCGCGATGGCTTCAAGGGACCGGTCTATGCCTCGGACGGCACCAAGGATGTCTGCGGCATCATCCTGCCGGATAGCGGCATGCTGCAGGAACGCGATGCGGAATTTGCCAACAAGCACCGCTTTTCAAAACATGAGCCGGCCCTGCCACTGTACACGGCCGAAGACGCGATGCGGGCGCTGGAGATGATCGAGGCGCTGCCCTTCAACAAGCGGCGCGAGATCGGTCCCGATACCGCCATCATCTTGCAGCGCGGCGGTCATATTCTGGGTGCCTCGATCGTGCAATGCGAATTCCAGGGCCGGAAGATCGTCTTTTCCGGCGATCTCGGGCAGTTCGGCGATCCGGTGATGGTGGACCCGACACTCATCGAGGCAGCGGATTACCTAGTGGTGGAATCGACCTATGGCAACCGCAAGCATGACACGCTGGACCCACAGGAAGCACTGCTGCGCGTCGTGAAGCAGACAGTGGAGCATGGTGGCACAGTCGTGGTGCCGGCCTTTGCGGTCGGACGGGCGCAATCGCTGCTGTGGCATCTTGACCGCCTGCGCAAAGCGGGACGGCTCGGCAATGTTCCAGTCTTTCTCGACAGCCCGATGGCGACCGATGCGACCGAACTCCTGGCCAAGCATCCAAACGACCATCGCTTGTCGGCGGCAGAATGTCGCGCTGCCTTCAGCATCGCGCGCGTCGTCCGCAGCCCGGAGGAATCGAAGGCACTGACCGCCGACCCGATGCCCAAGATCATCATTTCAGCCAGCGGCATGGCGACCGGCGGCCGCGTCCTGCACCACATCAAGCATTATGTCGGCGACCGCAACAGCACGATCCTGTTTTCGGGTTTCCAGGCCGCCGGCACGCGCGGCGCCGCCATGCTGGCAGGTGCGGAAAGCGTCAAGATCCACGGTGTCTATTATCCGGTACGCGCGCGTGTCGAGAACCTCTCCATGCTTTCGGCACATGCAGATGCGGACGGGTTGCTGCGCTGGTTGAAGGGCTTCAAGAGCGCACCGCGCCAGACCTTTATCACCCATGGCGAACCCACCGCTTCGGATGCGTTGCGCCACCGCATTGAGGAAGAACTGGGCTGGAACTGCACGGTACCCGAACAGATGCAGCGCGTGACCCTCGCTTGAACGGATTCGACTGACGGGCTGATTTACATCAAAGTCATCCGACCCCACGATCTTATGATGAGGGCGATCAAGGGAGACATGGGATGAGCAAGGACCATCTGCCCATTCTCGACAAGAGTGTCGAAGACGTTCACATGTGGCTCAACGCGCTGATGCGGCATTTGGGTCATCATGACCGGGTGCAGGCATTTCACGTGCTCAAGGCGGTGATGCATGCATTGCGCGACCGCATCGGACCGGAGAATGCGGTGCATTTTTCGGCCCAGCTGCCATTGTTCATCCGCGGCCTTTTTTTCGAGGGCTGGAAGATGAGCACGCCGCCAAGCCATGAGCGCCACCTGGCCGAGTTTCTGGACCATGTCGCCCGCAGCCTTGATGAAAATCATCGCGGCAATCTTGAAAGCAAT containing:
- a CDS encoding MBL fold metallo-hydrolase; its protein translation is MPKITFLGGAGTVTGSKYLLSHGGRRILIDCGLFQGLKQLRLRNWAPFPVPPGSIEAVILTHAHLDHSGYLPALIRDGFKGPVYASDGTKDVCGIILPDSGMLQERDAEFANKHRFSKHEPALPLYTAEDAMRALEMIEALPFNKRREIGPDTAIILQRGGHILGASIVQCEFQGRKIVFSGDLGQFGDPVMVDPTLIEAADYLVVESTYGNRKHDTLDPQEALLRVVKQTVEHGGTVVVPAFAVGRAQSLLWHLDRLRKAGRLGNVPVFLDSPMATDATELLAKHPNDHRLSAAECRAAFSIARVVRSPEESKALTADPMPKIIISASGMATGGRVLHHIKHYVGDRNSTILFSGFQAAGTRGAAMLAGAESVKIHGVYYPVRARVENLSMLSAHADADGLLRWLKGFKSAPRQTFITHGEPTASDALRHRIEEELGWNCTVPEQMQRVTLA
- a CDS encoding DUF2267 domain-containing protein; the protein is MSKDHLPILDKSVEDVHMWLNALMRHLGHHDRVQAFHVLKAVMHALRDRIGPENAVHFSAQLPLFIRGLFFEGWKMSTPPSHERHLAEFLDHVARSLDENHRGNLESNVRAVFSVIWERVDQGEVAKLMRIFPSELRVLWQSPEVSARIAKA